One stretch of Alcaligenes aquatilis DNA includes these proteins:
- a CDS encoding DUF4870 family protein produces the protein MNDDMNPVPQDEGTKQLVNLRNLTLINYALYILSMFGGITALVAIIINYIKRDEVRGTYLESHFDWQIRTFWWGLVGVVLSFLLMAILVGFVTIVIVGVWIVYRLVKGLLALNDGKAIA, from the coding sequence ATGAATGATGATATGAATCCGGTTCCACAAGACGAGGGTACCAAGCAGTTGGTCAACCTACGTAACCTGACATTAATCAATTACGCCCTGTACATCTTGTCCATGTTTGGCGGTATTACCGCCTTGGTCGCCATCATCATCAATTACATCAAACGTGATGAGGTTCGCGGCACTTACCTGGAGTCGCACTTCGATTGGCAAATCCGTACTTTCTGGTGGGGCCTGGTTGGCGTGGTGCTGTCGTTCTTGCTGATGGCGATTCTGGTCGGTTTTGTGACCATCGTGATTGTGGGCGTGTGGATCGTGTACCGCCTGGTCAAAGGCCTGTTGGCATTGAATGACGGCAAGGCCATTGCCTGA
- a CDS encoding prohibitin family protein, whose protein sequence is MSTDKNPLTKLAAKAKSEGGTTNFSKGLGFLGAAVVIFLILIVASMGSFLQVDQGERGVVLRNGKLVRVAEPGLDFKVPFFDTVRKISVRDHTVRMQLEAYSFDQQSASMVASVTYRVPETDVAQLYSEYGSLEALEARLLERKALDVIKNVFGKYTAAQSIQNREKLGADINEAMRVTLESAPMQMMGVQVEEVSFSKAYEQSIENRMLAQVQIETTRQQKETASIQAEIQVVQAEAEARAQRERYMAEADGIRLRGEAEAKAISAKAQALAQNTNLVNLNAVEKWDGKLPESLVPGSAMPFIGLR, encoded by the coding sequence ATGAGCACTGATAAAAATCCATTAACGAAACTGGCTGCTAAAGCGAAGTCAGAAGGTGGCACGACCAATTTCTCCAAGGGACTGGGCTTTCTGGGGGCCGCTGTTGTTATTTTCCTGATCCTGATTGTGGCCTCCATGGGCTCGTTCTTGCAGGTCGATCAGGGTGAACGTGGCGTGGTGCTGCGTAACGGTAAGTTGGTGCGCGTGGCCGAACCTGGCTTGGACTTTAAGGTTCCGTTCTTTGATACGGTACGCAAGATTTCGGTGCGTGATCACACGGTTCGCATGCAGCTTGAGGCGTATAGTTTTGACCAGCAGTCTGCCTCCATGGTGGCCTCGGTAACGTATCGAGTGCCTGAAACCGATGTGGCCCAGTTGTACTCCGAATACGGTTCGCTGGAAGCTTTGGAGGCCCGCTTGCTGGAGCGCAAGGCTCTGGACGTAATCAAGAACGTGTTCGGTAAGTACACCGCCGCTCAGTCCATTCAGAATCGTGAAAAACTCGGTGCTGACATTAACGAGGCCATGCGCGTGACGCTGGAGTCTGCCCCCATGCAGATGATGGGTGTACAGGTTGAGGAAGTGTCTTTTTCCAAAGCGTACGAGCAGTCGATTGAAAACCGCATGTTGGCCCAGGTTCAAATTGAAACCACGCGCCAGCAAAAAGAAACCGCTTCTATTCAGGCTGAAATCCAGGTGGTGCAGGCCGAAGCAGAGGCTCGCGCTCAACGCGAACGCTACATGGCTGAAGCCGATGGTATTCGTCTGCGTGGTGAAGCTGAGGCCAAGGCGATTTCTGCCAAGGCTCAGGCATTGGCCCAGAACACCAATCTGGTCAACTTGAATGCAGTGGAAAAGTGGGACGGTAAACTACCAGAAAGTCTGGTTCCCGGTTCTGCCATGCCCTTTATCGGACTGCGTTAA
- a CDS encoding helix-turn-helix domain-containing protein — protein sequence MEQWSTTAIPPTRRAPYWMEAVNKAYVQLECTVPSRSSAPFFGAITRHELAAVSLSHITSTTQTVLRTPLQISRASEDIFLLSIQVAGAGKLVQDDKTAYLQPGELALYDSTRPYQLLFDQDFEQYVLSLPGSILRNRLHNAEDMTACKITSAQSGTARLLSHMVSELTDCPPSGGPSVDTSLADSLVSILVAALAENLGGLPLQDNTGSVRRDRIKAYVLENLRDPQLNIGKIAKRLDLTPSTLHRAWEGEANSLTSWIWSMRLQGAEQDLRQLAHQHRTITEIAYHWGFSSSAHFSRAFRRHFGVPPKEVRENMRALAQADSKPI from the coding sequence ATGGAGCAATGGTCCACCACGGCAATTCCCCCTACCCGGCGCGCGCCCTACTGGATGGAGGCCGTCAATAAGGCCTATGTACAACTGGAGTGCACCGTCCCCTCCCGTTCCTCTGCCCCCTTCTTCGGTGCCATCACGCGCCATGAACTGGCCGCTGTCAGCCTCTCTCATATCACCTCGACCACACAGACAGTCCTGCGCACGCCGCTGCAAATCTCCAGAGCATCCGAGGATATTTTTCTGCTCAGCATACAAGTGGCCGGAGCGGGAAAGCTGGTTCAGGATGACAAGACCGCTTACCTGCAACCCGGTGAGTTGGCCTTGTACGACTCCACCCGTCCCTATCAGCTTCTGTTTGATCAGGACTTTGAGCAGTATGTACTTTCTTTGCCCGGCTCCATTTTGCGCAATCGTTTGCACAATGCCGAGGACATGACAGCCTGCAAAATCACCAGCGCGCAATCGGGCACGGCACGCTTGCTCTCCCATATGGTCAGCGAGCTAACCGACTGCCCCCCTTCCGGAGGCCCCAGTGTAGATACGTCGCTTGCTGACAGCTTGGTCAGCATTCTGGTGGCGGCGCTAGCAGAGAATCTGGGCGGCCTGCCTTTACAGGACAACACAGGGTCTGTACGACGCGACCGCATCAAAGCCTATGTACTGGAGAATCTGCGCGATCCTCAATTGAATATAGGCAAAATTGCCAAACGCTTGGACCTGACGCCCAGCACCTTACACCGCGCCTGGGAGGGCGAGGCCAACTCACTGACAAGCTGGATCTGGTCCATGCGCTTGCAAGGCGCTGAACAGGATTTACGCCAACTGGCCCATCAACACAGGACCATCACAGAAATTGCTTACCACTGGGGGTTCAGCAGCTCTGCCCATTTCAGCCGGGCATTTCGACGGCACTTCGGAGTGCCGCCGAAAGAGGTCCGCGAGAATATGCGGGCCCTGGCCCAAGCAGACTCAAAGCCTATCTGA